From the genome of Hyphobacterium sp. CCMP332:
TTTTCCTGGGCGCGGGCGGCCTTGATCTGCTCCCAGAGGGCAAATTGCGCCTCGCGCATGCCCTTATTACTGGCCGCTGACAACTGCATGACCGGTTTGCCGCACTCGGCTTCCAGAGCGGCAGATTTTTCGGCGATATCCTCCGCATTCATGGCATCAATCTTGGACAGGGCAACGATTTCGGGCTTGTCGACCAGCCCACCGCCATAGGCGTCCAGCTCGGTGCGGACCGTCCGGTAGTCGCGCAGCAGATCGTCATCCTGTGAACTGCCATCCACCAGATGCAACAGCACCGTGGCAAGCGCTCGACATGGCCGAGGAACAGATCGCCCGTGCCCCACCCTCGGACGCGCCGTCGATCAGCCCGGAATATCGGCCACCACGAATTCCACATTGTGCACGCCGACCACGCCCAGATTGGGATGCAGCGTGGTAAACGGATAATCCGCGATCTTGGGCCGGGCGTTGGAGGTGGTCGCCAGAAACGTGGACTTGCCCGCATTGGGCAGCCCCAACAGCCCCACATCGGCAATCAGCTTGAGCCGCAGCCAGATCGTGCGCTCGACCCCCTCCTGCCCCGGATTCGCCCGGCGCGGGGCCTGGTTCGTCGAGGTCTTGAACCGCACATTGCCCCAGCCGCCATTGCCGCCCTTGGCCAGCTGCACCCGCTGGCCTACTTCGGTCATGTCGGCGATCACCGTCTCCTCGTCTTCGTCGAGGATCTCGGTGCCCACCGGCACCCGCAGCACGATATCCTCGCCGCTGTGGCCGGTGCGCTGACGGCCCATGCCGTGCTGACCGTTCTGGGCAAAGAAATGCTGCTGATAGCGAAAGTCGATCAGCGTGTTGAGCCCGTCCACCGCCTCGGCCCAGACCGAGCCGCCATGCCCGCCATCTCCGCCATCGGGGCCGCCGAATTCGACATACTTCTCCCGCCGGAAGCCGACGGCTCCGTTTCCGCCATCGCCGGATTTGATAAAGATTTTGGCCTGATCAAGAAATTTCATGGGTGCGGTCTACCTGTTTTACGCGTGCATGTGTAGCGCCATGTCTGCATGCGCGCTGGCAGCCATGCGTCCAATGGAAAAGACGTGCGAGCGTTTTCCGGTATCAGCGAAACCAAGCTTCTCCAGCACGCGGCCGGACGCCGGGTTTTCCAGAAAATACCCGGCCTGAAAGCGCGTGATGCCGTGCTCGCGTGCATAATCAAGCAGGCTGCGGCCCGCCTCGGTTGCGTATCCGTTTCCCCACATCTCGCAGCTCACCCAGTAGCCGAGCTCCCAGACGCCGCCGTCATGGGGATTGAGGCCGATGACGCCGATGCGCTCGCCATCCTCGCGCCGGATGATCAAGCGGACATGGTCGCCCCTGTTCTGCTCGGCTGCGCGCATCATCAGGATAAAACCTTCCACGAAAAGCGGCGGATTGGGCGACGGGATACGCCCTGTCATGCGGGCGATTTCAGGCCTCGAACTCGCACGTGAGAGCCAGGGTGCATCGCCAGGCTCGAGCGGTCTTAGATTGAGCCGTTCCGTTTCGATCACGCCAAAGGGTTCCGTGAAGCAAACGCTGCGATTGGCTGGGATGTCCCTCATGAGCGGGTCTCCGGCGGGGAAAAGAAAAGGGGAGGCGGAACCCGCCTCCCCTGAATTCTTGTCAGCCACCGGTTCCGCCTGTTGGTGAGGCAGTCCGGGTCTGTCCGTCCGCCCTATTTGGCCTCTTCAGCCGCGACGACCGAACAGAACATCTTGCCGCCGGCTTTCTTGGCAAAAGCGACGCGGCCTTCGGTCAGCGCGAACAGGGTGTGATCCTTGCCCATGCCGACATTGTCGCCCGGATAGAATTTGGTGCCGCGCTGACGCACGATGATGTTGCCCGGAATGACCGCCTGGCCACCGGATTTCTTGACTCCAAGGCGCCGGCCTTCTGAGTCGCGTCCGTTACGGGATGAACCGCCAGCTTTTTTATGTGCCATGGATTAGTCCTCCGACTTCTTCGCAGCCGGCTTCTTGGCTGCGGTGGATTTCTTCGGGGCAGCCTTCTTGGCGGCCGGCTTCTTGTCAGCCGCAGCTTTTGGCGCGGCCTTCTTGGCTGCAGGCTTGGCATCCGCCTTGGCCGCGGCCTTTTTCGGTGCCGCGGTCTTGGCGACAGGTGCGGTGTCGGCGGCAGCAGCTTTCTTCGGCGCAGCGGCTTTCTTGGCGGCCGGCTTGTCGCCCGGGGCCAGGATTTCCGAAATGCGCAGCTTGGAGAACCACTGACGATGACCGGCCTTGCGGCGGTAATTCTGACGGCGGCGCTTCTTGAAGACGATGATCTTCTTGCCACGGCCGTTTTCAACGAGCTCGGCCACAACCGAGGCACCGGTGATCATAGGTGCGCCGACGGTGACGCCCTTGTCGCCGCCCAGCATCAGCACGTTCTCGAGAACGATGCTGTCACCGGCTTCACCTTCAATTTTTTCGACGGAGATCTCGTCGCCCGGGGCGACGGTATACTGCTTGCCGCCAGTCTGAATGACTGCGAACATGGTTTTTCCTTTCTACAACAGGACTTTATGCCTGTTCTTTTTCTTCCCCGCCTGTCCCGGCGGGCGTTGTTAACCGGCTTGAGGCCGCAATGAGCGCGGGACATACCCTTTCCGGGACGCAAATGTCAACGCGGAAAAGCGCATGGCTACGTGCAATATCCGGTTCGGCCCGGCTTTTTCCTCTCCCGAATACAGCGCCCCGCGATGCAGCGACAACCCTGTATGGATTCCGGTATTGCCTTACTGTGTATTACACGGTATAGTGCGCCGTATGGTAGAGACATCCGCTCCGTTTTCGAAACTTGAACTGGAATTGCGCCGCGGCGCGATCGTGCTGGCCGCGCTCTCGCAGCTGAAAACGGCCCAGTATGGCTATTCATTGCGGCAGGCGCTGGCGGCGCGCGGCATGGAAATAGAGGAAGGCACGCTCTACCCGCTGCTGCGGCGGCTGGAGGGGCAGGGCCTTTTGACCAGCGAATGGCAAATCAGGGACGGGCCACCCCGGCGCTATTACGTGCTGAGTGCGGATGGCGAGCAGCTTTATGCAAGACTTTCAACATCCTGGCGCGCCTTGAGCGTGGTCATGGACGATCTCATCGACGACGGAGCGGGACAATGAAGGCTGATGAAATG
Proteins encoded in this window:
- a CDS encoding PadR family transcriptional regulator, encoding MVETSAPFSKLELELRRGAIVLAALSQLKTAQYGYSLRQALAARGMEIEEGTLYPLLRRLEGQGLLTSEWQIRDGPPRRYYVLSADGEQLYARLSTSWRALSVVMDDLIDDGAGQ
- a CDS encoding GNAT family N-acetyltransferase gives rise to the protein MRDIPANRSVCFTEPFGVIETERLNLRPLEPGDAPWLSRASSRPEIARMTGRIPSPNPPLFVEGFILMMRAAEQNRGDHVRLIIRREDGERIGVIGLNPHDGGVWELGYWVSCEMWGNGYATEAGRSLLDYAREHGITRFQAGYFLENPASGRVLEKLGFADTGKRSHVFSIGRMAASAHADMALHMHA
- the rplU gene encoding 50S ribosomal protein L21 — its product is MFAVIQTGGKQYTVAPGDEISVEKIEGEAGDSIVLENVLMLGGDKGVTVGAPMITGASVVAELVENGRGKKIIVFKKRRRQNYRRKAGHRQWFSKLRISEILAPGDKPAAKKAAAPKKAAAADTAPVAKTAAPKKAAAKADAKPAAKKAAPKAAADKKPAAKKAAPKKSTAAKKPAAKKSED
- the rpmA gene encoding 50S ribosomal protein L27, with translation MAHKKAGGSSRNGRDSEGRRLGVKKSGGQAVIPGNIIVRQRGTKFYPGDNVGMGKDHTLFALTEGRVAFAKKAGGKMFCSVVAAEEAK